One Flavobacterium cerinum genomic window, CTTAATATCCTGATTGCTATTCCGATTTTCATCATTGTCCATCAGAATATTATTGATCCGGAATGGTTTTTACATATCGACCGGGTTTTACTCTTTATCGCAATACTAGTGATTATTCAGCTCTTGTTGCGAATGCTTAAAACCGTTATCATAATCTGTATTTTTCTGTATTTATTAGCTTTAATCTGGGGCACTCTATTTGGCGGATATGGCTTTTATTCCGTTTTTGAAGATTACCGTGCGATGGTTTATACGATGTCAGAAGATGCTAATCCACAGGATATCATTATCGCTAAGTTACTTCCGTTTCCTAACAAATCGAAAATTATCGATGCTGTCGATTACACGAATCCCAAAGTTCGGAATTTTGCATTAAAGGCTACGACTCTACATTTTCAGGATGTAAAAGGTTTCCGCGAATACCGTCAGACCATTCAGTGCTTTGCTGTTTTTGCAGAAGTAAAAAAACGCTGGAACTACGTAAACGATCCGAAAGGAAGAGAATACATCGCTTCTGCCAGCGAATCCATACAGCATTTTTCCGGCGATTGTGACGATCACGCTATCCTTATGGCAGCTCTTATTCGTGCAATTGGCGGTACACCGAGAATTATCCATACCGGAGGCCATCTTTATCCGGAAATGCTAATCGGAACCAAAGCCGATCTGGAAAACGTGATTTACCTGATTAAGGAAGTTTTGTTCAAAGATGAAAGTAAAGGAAAAGAAATCAATTACCATATCGATGAGCGTGGACAAATTTGGCTTAACCTGGACTATACCGCCAAATACCCCGGCGGTCCGTTTATGTCGGAGGAAATTTTAGGGGAGTTAACCTTTTACTAGATTACCAGTTAATTTCAGGTTTCCCTTTTTGTTGTAGAAAACCATTTGTTTTACTAAAATGTTTGTTACCGAACCATAGTCCGCGATTGGCACTTAAAGGCGACGGATGTCCGGTTTCCAATACAAAATGTCGGCTTCTGTCAATTTTAGCTCCTTTTTTCTTGGCAAAACCACCCCAAAGTAGAAATACCACATCCTGTTTATCCTCAGAAATTTTTTGGATTACAGCATCGGTAAATTCTTCCCATCCCTGATTCTGGTGACTTCCGGCCATACTTTCCCGAACCGTTAGTGTGGCATTAAGCAATAATACGCCCTGATCAGCCCAACGCTCCAGATTTCCGGTTTTAGGAA contains:
- a CDS encoding transglutaminase domain-containing protein — translated: MTSSEKTKIQKIKEKLSLPKPWDSVVIFFLNILIAIPIFIIVHQNIIDPEWFLHIDRVLLFIAILVIIQLLLRMLKTVIIICIFLYLLALIWGTLFGGYGFYSVFEDYRAMVYTMSEDANPQDIIIAKLLPFPNKSKIIDAVDYTNPKVRNFALKATTLHFQDVKGFREYRQTIQCFAVFAEVKKRWNYVNDPKGREYIASASESIQHFSGDCDDHAILMAALIRAIGGTPRIIHTGGHLYPEMLIGTKADLENVIYLIKEVLFKDESKGKEINYHIDERGQIWLNLDYTAKYPGGPFMSEEILGELTFY
- a CDS encoding uracil-DNA glycosylase, with the protein product MQVNIHPSWGNVLSAEFDKPYFEKLITFVKQEYAQTRCYPKGNHIFAAFDHCTYDNVKVVIIGQDPYHGPNQANGLCFSVSDGISFPPSLINIFKEIEADLGIPFPKTGNLERWADQGVLLLNATLTVRESMAGSHQNQGWEEFTDAVIQKISEDKQDVVFLLWGGFAKKKGAKIDRSRHFVLETGHPSPLSANRGLWFGNKHFSKTNGFLQQKGKPEINW